The sequence AAGAAAGTGCTGCTGCAGCTTTAGAACCAACCTTTTCAGCAAGTTCTTTTTCAAATCCATTCACGTTTGCTCCAAGCGGGGCAATCCAATTTGTTTCAAATGCTTCTTGCACATATTGTTGCTCATAACCTTCATCACTCATATGCGGTGAAGAGAGGAATATTTTATCTGACATTGATCAAGACTTCCTTCCTTTTCCTAAATTAAAATTTTATTTAGTAATATTAGAACTTGGCTGGAACAAAAATGACCTCCAACCAACTTCTAATATACTAAACTAAACCTCTAGTAAACTAAATGTATGAGGAACGAAGTTCCGCCCTTCTATTAGAACGGAACCTCACTCCAAATACTTACAAACTTCTAACCAAAGTTTTCTGTTCTCCAAACTTCGTATTAGCAATCCCCACAAGCGTCTCCTTCATCTCAACAGGGGTCTGATCTAAAAGGGTCTCAACAATCTCATAGAGCTCACACTTACCCATCGGTTCTGCTTTTCCAATGAAGATTTTTGGGAAAACTTGCTCCTTCTGCACTTCATTCTCATTCAACAGTTCCTCATACATCTTCTCCCCAGGCCGCAACCCTGAAAATTGAATCCCAATCTCCTCAACAGAATAACCCGAAAGGGTAATCAAGTTCTTAGCAAGATCCACAATTTTAACAGGCTCGCCCATATCCAAGACAAACACTTCTCCCCCACGAGCCAACGCCCCCGCCTGTATCACAAGCCGCGAGGCTTCAGGAATAGTCATAAAATAACGAGTAATCTCAGGATGTGTCACTGTAATCGGTCCACCAGCTTGAATCTGTTTCTTAAACAACGGAATTACACTTCCACGACTCCCAAGCACATTCCCAAACCGAACCGCAACAAATTTGGTTTTGCTTTCCTTCGCCAAATTTTGAATAATCATCTCAGCAAAACGTTTTGTAGCCCCCATCACATTTGGTGGATTCACAGCCTTATCCGTTGAAATAAGAACGAAATTCTTGACCCCAAAAGCATCCGCTGCTTCTGCCACATTCCGAGTCCCAAAAATATTATTCTTCACCGCCTCGGTCGGATTATACTCCATCAAAGGTACATGCTTATGCGCTGCCGCATGATAAACCACATCTGGTTTATGCTGTGACATAAGATCAAACATCCGCTCACGATCCTGGACATCGGCAATTATTGGTACAATCTCAAACTCACTGCCATACTGTTTTCGGAGTTCCATATCAATCGTATAAATACTATTTTCTCCATGACCTAAAAGCAGCAGCCTCTTAGGAGAAAACCTTGAGATCTGGCGGCATATTTCTGATCCAATGGATCCACCAGCACCTGTAACTAAGACAGTTTTCCCGGTTAATTTATCCGAAATAATCCCCATATCCAACTCAATCGGTTCCCGACCAAGCAAATCTTCTACTTCCACATCACGAATTTGACTCACGGACACTTTCCCAGTTACTAAATCCTCAATTAATGGAAGAATCTTTGTTTTTGCCTTTGTTTGCGAACATTGGTCATAAATCCTTTTCATTTCTGTTTTCGTTAAAGATGGAATCGCAATGATGATATTCTGGATCTTTAACTTTTCTACAATCGAAGGAATATCTTCCGTCTTCCCTTTTACATCAATTCCATAGATTTGTAGCTTGTACTTAAACGGATCATCATCCACAAACGCAACTGGATATAAATCGGCCTCCTTGTTTTTCAACAATTGTCTAGCCACCATCGTCCCAGCAGACCCAGCTCCAACAATCAATGTACGTTTTCGATTCGGATTGGGTGTAATAAAATGATCCCGAAACACCCTCCATGAAAAACGAGAACCACCGATTAAAATGATATGTAGCATCCATGTAATCCCTAAAACACGGAAATATACATTATTGCCAATGATTAATTGAATCCCTGCAGTTACCACAACGGCAAATGTAACAGCCTTTGCAATCGCAATTAACTCTCCAACACTCGCATACTGCCACGCTTTTTGGTACAGGCGATAAATAGAAGCAAATAAATGATGACTGATCAATAACGAAATCGCACTCGCCCAGATCATCGGCTCTGTATACACATTCATCGTTGGATTTAAAAACAAATAGCCGACAAAAATAGATGTTAAGACAATCAACGAATCCAAACCAACTAAAAACGGAATCCGCTTTTTATAACTCATTTTGCAACTCCCTTTTTTTAAAATATTTAAACATTAAGATTAAAACAGCATAGTGTCTAACGACAACCCATATTTACGAATACATACTCTCGTTAAACACTATGATGGGTAGCAGCTTTACCATTTCATAAAAATGCCTTATAAGGAAAACAACCGGCCATAACCGGTTGCTCTTTAACTTCTTTATCTGAAACTTCTAAACCGGGCATCCAACCCACCCTCACATCACGCTCCTGACAACAAGTGTCTAAGGACTATATGGAAATAGTCCCACAGCGCAATCGAGTGCCCCCAAAGATAACGGTCAGGAGACATCACCAAAATGCTATCCTATTTTATGTATGTCTATTACAGCCGGGCAAAACGAATAGGTTAACATGTAGTGGGTATTATTTGAAATGTTCTTCTCCCAAGAGGGGAAGCTAGTCATCTATGTTATCAGTTATATTTTTTGTTAGGTGATTATTAGTCCAAATTAAAATATCCCCAAAAACTTCTTCCTTTGCACAGGCTGGGGAATTTCCCTATACACCATTTTCCCCTCTACTAGCAGTTCAGCATTTTCTCGGAACATGTAAACCATGTCGATTCCATATTTTTTCTCAACCGCATCCATGGCATCAGACATTTTAAACGTACGATTACGAACATTATGAGCATCAGATGCAATAAAATGGATCAAATCCGCCTCAATCAACTGCTCGGAGAACTTCTTGATTTTCTTTCCAAAATAGCCTGTCAGACTTCCTGCAGTAACCTGCGATAATGCTCCATTATTTATAAACTTGTAAAGCAGATCTGGATTTTCAATAATTGCCTGATTCCTCTCGGGATGGACAATGATCGGAATCAGCCCTTCTGTTTGCAGTTCATAAAATAACCGTTCTGCATAACGTGGGACACTCCCAGATGGAAATTCAACAAAAAGATAATTGGTTTCATTTAATGGGAGTATTCTCCCGCCTGTAAGATAATCTTGAATGATTTCCCCATAAATTCGTACTTCCTGCCCAGGTAATATCGTTAAGGGAATTCCTTCATTAGAAAGAGTTTCATTTAAACGGGCGACCTTTTCTAAAATATCTCGTTTTTCATTGTTATATTGATTATTTTTATGGGGAGTAGCAATGATTGTCGTAATCCCTTCTCTTACCGCTTCTCTTGCCATATTAATAGATTCATAGACACTTTGTGCACCGTCATCTATCCCAGGCAATATATGACAATGGATATCAATCATTGCACTCCCCCCTTTTACTTTCACCATATTATGACAATATTCTTATGATACCACCTAGGTAATTCTTCGTAAATATTTCTACTATTAAATTATTGTAAATGTTACTATTTTGTTAACTTCTACCATAATAGTAGTAATTTGAACTATCCATTTTCTTGCTATTTAAGACAACACCTAAAATATGACTATTAGCCGCGTGCAACAATTCCTTTGCTTTCACCACTTGGTCCGTTTCCGTTTTACCGCTGCTTACAACTAAAATCGTTCCATCACATTTACTTGCCAAAATTTGTGCATCCGTTACGGCTAAAAGTGGCGGAGAATCAAAAAAGATTATATCAAACTTCCCTTCCACCTCTTCTATTAACTGTCCCATCGCTTTTGAGCCAAGTAATTCGGCAGGGTTTGGCGGGACTGGCCCACTAGTTAAAATAAATAAATTGTCCTCCATCGATTCTTTGATGACATCTTGTAATTTGGACTGTTTCGTTAACACATTGGTTAAACCAAATGTATTAGTGCAATTAAACGTATAGTGGACGGTTGGCTTCCTTAAATCAGAGTCGATCAGCAGAACCTTTTTCCCTTGTTGTGCAAATACAACCGCTAAGTTGGCAATCGTTGTTGACTTTCCTTCTCCAGGACCTGAAGAAGTCACAACAACGGTTTTGATTTCTCTATCGACACTTGAAAATTGGATGTTCGTCCGAATTGTTCGATACTGCTCCGAAATCGGTGACTTTGGATTTTGATGCGTAATCAAACTCCGTTTTAACTCCGTCTTTTTTGATTGTTTTTTAAGAGCCAACTGTCTCACCCCTTACCGTTGCATGCTTCCCCTTCACGCTCTTAAGTTCTGTCTTACTATCAATCTGAGGAATTGATCCAAGAACAGGCAATTCTAGGATTCTTTCAATATCTTGTTCATTTTTGATCGTATTATCAAGATATTCTAATAGGAATGCTAAGCCCACGCCAGCCATTAATCCCACAACTAGAGCAATCGCAATGTTTAATAACGGCTGTGGCTTAATAGGAGATGGATTTTCTCCAACATTTGCCTTCGCTAAAATTTTGACGTTATCAATATTCATTAAGTTCACAATTTCCTTTTGGAAAACTTCCGCTGTTGTGTTCGCTATATTTGCGGCCATTTGTGGATCCGAATCTTGAACCGTTAGATTTACAACCTGTGAATCTTGTGCACTAGCAACGGTAATTTTCTCATTCAATTGTGACGCTGTTAAACCATTCCCTAATTGTTCTGCCACTTTATCTAAGATCGCTGGACTTTTAATAATAACGTTGTAAGTATTAATCAATTGCAAGTTCGTTTGAACCGTACTTGTATTATATTCGACCTGTTCATTTTTGACTTGATTGACTAATAGTTGCGTAGAAGCTTGATAAATCGGGGTTAGAAAAAAGTAACTAATGACTCCACTGACAATCACTGCTAATGCTGTGATGACGACAATTAAACTTAACCGTTTTTTTAACGTCTGGAAAAGCTCTTTCAGACTAATCGTTTCTTCCATTGGATCCTCCTATTAGTAAAAAAAAATTAGAATAGCTTTTATTCTACTATATTTGTAGTTTTTTTTCGTCATTTATTGTTATTTTTTTACAAAAACAAAATAATTATAACATGTCTCATTGCCTTTTTCAAACTGACATAATGTTATTAAATTGTCTACGTTTCGGCTTGCCTATTTATATTAAACGATAATTAAACACTTTGTGAAGAGGAAAACATTGTATGTTTTAGATCGAATGATTTTGATATAAAATTCTACTATAAAGGAGAGATCATAGATGAAGCAGATCATTGCCGTACTTTCAATCATTGCCACGATTGTTATTTTAGTTCTTGGCCAAATGCACTGGAATAGTAAAACGACGGTGTCTGTTGCTAGTGAAGGTGTAGCTGACGGGGGAAAGAACACGGAGATTGATTCATTGTTAGCCCACACGACTCAGTGGCCTGCAGACAGTGTGAAAAAGTTTCAAGAAAAGGCTCAAGCTGGGGAACCGTTTCACATTGCCTTTTTAGGATCTAACGCCTTAAGAGAAGGCACAGACACCTGGCCAGAACTTGTCAAGACAGCCTTAAATGAAACATATGGTAAACATGTAACCGTATCTATCTTTTCTTATAATTTAACTTCAACCGTTTATGTGAACGAGGAGAAAGTAGAAGAAATCGTGGCTGTGGAGCCTGATATGGTCATTTTTGAGCCATTTACATTAAAAGATAACGGGGAGGTCGTTTCTGAAGATTCTTTAGAAAATACCGCTCATGTACTAGCCGTTATTAACGAGAGCCTGCCAGAAACAACCGTCATCCTGCAGCCACCGCATCCTATATACAATGCCTTCCATTACCCAAGACAAGTGGAAGCACTTGCTGGATTTGCTGCTGATAACGGAATCCCGTACTTAAACCACTGGGAAGCTTGGCCAGATCCTAAAACAGAGGAAATCAAATCCTACCTCACCGAAGACGCCTCCCAACCATCCACACAAGGACATGAAGTCTGGGCGCAGTATTTAATTGATTACCTAGTGAAACGTGGGGACGGTTCTCACGTTTCACTTAAATAAGTTCGTTGGGTAGCCGTAGGGCATCCTCACTTTATCGTTTCACTTATTGTCTATTTTATTCGGCCTAGATAATAAATAATGAAAAAGGTCGGTCTTTTGTTTGCA is a genomic window of Niallia sp. XMNu-256 containing:
- a CDS encoding nucleoside-diphosphate sugar epimerase/dehydratase, with protein sequence MSYKKRIPFLVGLDSLIVLTSIFVGYLFLNPTMNVYTEPMIWASAISLLISHHLFASIYRLYQKAWQYASVGELIAIAKAVTFAVVVTAGIQLIIGNNVYFRVLGITWMLHIILIGGSRFSWRVFRDHFITPNPNRKRTLIVGAGSAGTMVARQLLKNKEADLYPVAFVDDDPFKYKLQIYGIDVKGKTEDIPSIVEKLKIQNIIIAIPSLTKTEMKRIYDQCSQTKAKTKILPLIEDLVTGKVSVSQIRDVEVEDLLGREPIELDMGIISDKLTGKTVLVTGAGGSIGSEICRQISRFSPKRLLLLGHGENSIYTIDMELRKQYGSEFEIVPIIADVQDRERMFDLMSQHKPDVVYHAAAHKHVPLMEYNPTEAVKNNIFGTRNVAEAADAFGVKNFVLISTDKAVNPPNVMGATKRFAEMIIQNLAKESKTKFVAVRFGNVLGSRGSVIPLFKKQIQAGGPITVTHPEITRYFMTIPEASRLVIQAGALARGGEVFVLDMGEPVKIVDLAKNLITLSGYSVEEIGIQFSGLRPGEKMYEELLNENEVQKEQVFPKIFIGKAEPMGKCELYEIVETLLDQTPVEMKETLVGIANTKFGEQKTLVRSL
- a CDS encoding CpsB/CapC family capsule biosynthesis tyrosine phosphatase, with amino-acid sequence MIDIHCHILPGIDDGAQSVYESINMAREAVREGITTIIATPHKNNQYNNEKRDILEKVARLNETLSNEGIPLTILPGQEVRIYGEIIQDYLTGGRILPLNETNYLFVEFPSGSVPRYAERLFYELQTEGLIPIIVHPERNQAIIENPDLLYKFINNGALSQVTAGSLTGYFGKKIKKFSEQLIEADLIHFIASDAHNVRNRTFKMSDAMDAVEKKYGIDMVYMFRENAELLVEGKMVYREIPQPVQRKKFLGIF
- a CDS encoding CpsD/CapB family tyrosine-protein kinase, with product MALKKQSKKTELKRSLITHQNPKSPISEQYRTIRTNIQFSSVDREIKTVVVTSSGPGEGKSTTIANLAVVFAQQGKKVLLIDSDLRKPTVHYTFNCTNTFGLTNVLTKQSKLQDVIKESMEDNLFILTSGPVPPNPAELLGSKAMGQLIEEVEGKFDIIFFDSPPLLAVTDAQILASKCDGTILVVSSGKTETDQVVKAKELLHAANSHILGVVLNSKKMDSSNYYYYGRS
- a CDS encoding Wzz/FepE/Etk N-terminal domain-containing protein, coding for MEETISLKELFQTLKKRLSLIVVITALAVIVSGVISYFFLTPIYQASTQLLVNQVKNEQVEYNTSTVQTNLQLINTYNVIIKSPAILDKVAEQLGNGLTASQLNEKITVASAQDSQVVNLTVQDSDPQMAANIANTTAEVFQKEIVNLMNIDNVKILAKANVGENPSPIKPQPLLNIAIALVVGLMAGVGLAFLLEYLDNTIKNEQDIERILELPVLGSIPQIDSKTELKSVKGKHATVRGETVGS
- a CDS encoding SGNH/GDSL hydrolase family protein; the encoded protein is MKQIIAVLSIIATIVILVLGQMHWNSKTTVSVASEGVADGGKNTEIDSLLAHTTQWPADSVKKFQEKAQAGEPFHIAFLGSNALREGTDTWPELVKTALNETYGKHVTVSIFSYNLTSTVYVNEEKVEEIVAVEPDMVIFEPFTLKDNGEVVSEDSLENTAHVLAVINESLPETTVILQPPHPIYNAFHYPRQVEALAGFAADNGIPYLNHWEAWPDPKTEEIKSYLTEDASQPSTQGHEVWAQYLIDYLVKRGDGSHVSLK